The Gemmatimonadales bacterium genomic sequence GGTGTCCGAAAGATCCCGGACCCGCGTGTCGGCGGGAACGCCGGCCTCGGTGAGGATGCGAACGCTCGTGGGACGACCAACCCCGAAGATGTACGTCAGGGCAATTTCGACCCGCTTCTCGCGCGGAAGGTCCACGCCTGCAATGCGTGCCATGATCAGCCCTGCCGTTGCTTGTGCTTGGGGTTGCGCTTGCAAATGATGCGAACAACGCCCTGTCGCTTCACGACTTTGCAGTGTTCGCAGATTGGCTTGACACTCGAACGTACCTTCACGGAATCTCTCCAGGACCAGACTTTGAGGTAGCTGAGGAATATAGACCGCGCCAGAACCCAACGCAAGGGAAGCGGTTAGGACGCGATCCGGACCTCCGTCAGCACCCAGGCCGACCGGCCCCGGCGGTAGCCGAGCAGGATGACCGACTGCCGCTCCCCGGGAATCCCGACCTCCCGGTAGCGCCGGCTCAGCCCCACGTAGCCCTGGGCGGAGTCGACCACCTCCGCCCGCTGCAGGACGGTCTCAACCTCTTGTGTCCCTTGGACATAGGACGATAGCATGGCGCGCGCCTGCTCGGCGGTGATCGGCGCCGACTGACCGGCGGCCGGGAGGGTCACCACCAGGCGGCCCGCCCCCGCCGGGGCCAGAAAGGCCCGCAGGTCACGTCGCTGCCAGGAGGCGCGGGCGGAGTCGCCGACCTCGGTGAGGCCAGGCAGCGCTGGTGGGGAGGCGGGGACGCGGGGACGCGGGGCCGGACTGCCGAGGAGGGCGAGGGCGGCGGCCAGCGAGAGACTACGGATCATGCCGCACCGGCCTCGGCCGTGAACTCCGCCAATACCGCGGCGGGATTCGGGGCCTGGGTGATCGGCCGCCCCACCACCAGGTGGGTGGCCCCGGCGGCCGCCGCCTCGCGCGGGGTGGCGACCCGGACCTGATCGCCCGCCGCGTCGATGGCTCGCCGAATCCCCGGCACCACCACCCACCCCCCGGCCGGCACCACCGGCCGGACCACCCCGATCTCCGCCGGCGAACAGACGACCCCCCGGAGCCCTGCCCCGATCGCCGCAGCTGCCAGCCGTGGCACCTCGCGTTCGAGGTCCACCGCGTCCCGGCCGACGGCGTCGGCATATCCCGCCGCATCGAGCGAGGTCAGGACGGTCACGCCGACGAGGTTCATCTCGCCGGCGGCATCCTGCGCGGCCCGGAGCATCGGGACACCCCCCAGCGTGTGCACCGTGGCCATCGCGACGCCGAGCGATTCGGCCGCGCTCACGGCGCCGGCGACCGTGTTCGGGATGTCGTGCCACTTGAGGTCGAGAAAGATCCGGACGCCCCGCTGGTGAAGCTCCGCGAGGAAGGGTGCCCCCTCCCGCGTCATCAGGACCGACCCAACCTTGGCCCAGCGCAGGTCGGGGAGACGGTCGAGGAGCCGGCGGCCGGCGTCGCCCGATTCCACGTCGAGCGCAAGGATGATGTCAGCCACGGTGGCGCTCCAGGTCGCGAATGATGCGGGCGGGAAGGCGCGGATCGGCGAGCGCGCCCGTCCCGATGCCGACGAGCGTGGCGCCGACCGCGAGATACTGGCGGACATCTGCGGCGCTTCGGACGCCGCCGAGGCCGATGATCGGCAAGTCGGGCGCCCGTTCACGCACCCGGCGCACCGCCAGCACACCGGCCGGGAGGAGGGCCGGACCGCTGGCACCGCCGTTGCCGTTGCCCAGCCGAGGGACGCCGTCGGGGTTGAGCGCCAACCCGGGCATCGTGTTCACGACCGATACCCCATCGGCGCCGGCGTCACGCGCCACCAGTGCCAATGCCGCAATGTCCGGCAGGACCGGTGAGAGCTTGGCCACCAGCGGTCGCCCGGTCACCCGCCGGCATCGGGAGATGATGGTGGTGACCGAGGCGGCGTCCGCGCCGAATTCGAGGCCCCCCGCCGACGTGTTGGGACAGGAGAGATTGAGTTCGTACGCGGTGATGCCCTCCAGGTCGTCCAGCCCCTCGATGACCGCCGCATATTCATCGAGCGTGAAGCCGACGACGTTCACAAGGACGCGCGCCGCCTGCATCCGCTGAAGCAGCCACGGCATTTCGACCGCGCGTACCTGCGCGAGGCCGGGGTTGGCCAGGCCAATCGCATTGAGCATCCCACCGCGAAACTCGGTCACCCGTGGCGGGGCGTTCCCTGCCCTGGGCTCGACGGAGACCGCCTTGGTCACCAGCCCGCCGAGGCGGTCAATGTCCATCACGCCGTCGAGTTCACGGCCGTAGCCGGCGGTGCCCGACGCGAGCACAAGGGGATTCTGGAAGCGGACTCCGAAGACCATCCGCTCCAGCGCGGTGGCCGCCATCACTTGATGTCGTCCTCCCGGAGCTGGCCGGCGGGCGTATTGGGTGCCGTCGTGGGCCGCGCGCGCCGTTGCCCGGTCGACCTCTCGCCGCTGTTGGCGTACGCCTGCATCGAATCCTCGAGCGCCAGTACCGCGGGGGTCACCTCTCCCGCGACAAGCTGGAGGTACGGGCTCTCCGGATACTCGCACTCGAGCGTGTGGAAGATCGACTCGGCACGGGTCGGCTCCAGCGCCGCCAGGGCGAGGAGCGCCTTCGGCGCATACGGGGAGGTCGGCCACCAGGCCGGCACCGTGGCAAAGAGTTCGGCGGCAATGCGCGGCGCGGGGAGGGAGTCGCGGACCGCCTCGGCGAGCACGAACGTCGCGAGGTCGCCCTCTTTCGCGTCGGGGCTGATTGAGTCGGCGTAGGCACGGGCCTGGTCGAGGACACGGAGATAGCGCAACGCCTGAATCGAGGGGCGGCCGCCGATTTCGCTGAGCTCGGTGAGTTCCGGGCGCGCCTGCTCGAGCTGCGACAGGGTGTCCGCCTGCCCGATGAAGTATTCGCCGATCCGCAGCCGCGCCGTCAGGCTGGAGAAGGTGGTCGGCCTCGCCGAGGCGGCCTCGCGGAGCCGCGCCAGACCGGAGTCTGGATTGGAGGAGAGGAGGCGCATGCCATCGGCGAGGAGGAGCCGGTCCCTCGATTCCGGCGGCAAGCCGGGGAGAGCGACGGCGGCCGAGGTGTATTTGGAGGCCAGGCCGGGGTCGACGCGGCCGACCCCGGTGATGATCGACTCCCACGGCAGCGCCGTGTCGCCCTGTGCGAGCGCCGAATCGATGAGTGGAACGGCCTCGGCGAGGTTGCCGAGGTTGGCATAGTCGGCCGTGCGTTCGGCGTCGACCGCGGGCCCCTCCAGGCCTTCCAGCGTCGTGACCGCCGCCTGGTACTCCCCGTTGAGTCGAAGCACGCGGGCGTGCTCCAGCTGGGCAGGGCGACTGATGGCGGTGTCGGAACTCGCCATCAGCTCGAGGAGCACGCGATCCGCGGCGGAATAATCGCCCGCTTCAAGGAGGCAACCACTGAGGAGGACCTTGGCCCGCTCCGCCACCTTGGGACTGTCCATGCTCAGCGAAGCGGCCTCGAGCGCGGGCACGGCGGCCGGGCAGTCTCTGCGCGCCACCATCGCCTCACCCCGGATCAGCTGCGCATCGTCCACCCAGCTGCTCTCCGGATGGCGGGCGATCACCGTATCGGCGCGCACCTCCGCCTGCGCCCAGTACCCCTGCGCCTCGAAGGTGCGCCCCGCCGCCTGCGCCTTCTGGGCGCGCTTGGCAAACCGATTGGCGTTGTACATCCCGTTGTAGTAGACGCACCCCGTCAGCGCGAGCAGGAGCAGCAGCGCGCCTCGCTTCACCGGCCCGGGCCCCCGGCCCGCGCCCCGCTCTTCCACTCGAATTCCAGCAGGTAGTCGACAATGGCATCCGCCAGGGCGCGCGCAATCTGGCGCTGGCCCGTCTTCGACATCAGGTACTTCGCATCGGACGGACTGGTAGCGTACCCGATCTCGACCAGCACTCCGGGCCGCCGGCCGGTGTTGAGCACGATCAAGTCGTTGCGCTGCTTGACACCGCGATTCGCGCCGGGATGCACCGGCTCCAGGTGGGTCTGAATCAACGCCCCCGCGCGCGCCGACTCACGCAGATACTCGTTCATCTGCAGGTCCTTCAGGATGTACCCCAGCGGGCCGGTCACCAGCTCCTGATCCTCGGGGCTGTCAAACCGCAGCGCTTCGTTCTCTGTCCGGGCTACCCGATCCGCGTCGGCGGAGTTCTCCTCGCCGATAATTAGCGTCGAGAACCCGTTGACGGAGCGGTAATCGCGCCGCTTCCCGGTATCGAGGGCGTCCACATGAAGGCTGATGAAGAGATCACAGCTGGCGTCGCAGGTCGGCGCGCCTGAATCAGGTTCGCTGGCGGACATCAGTGGTGCGCGTCATCCGCACGGTGATGCCGCGCTTAACCAGTTCCTCTTGCAACAACAACGAGACCTGAAGCGTGACGTCCTTCTCGGTGACGCCGCGCGGAAAGAACTTGCCGAGATTCCCGGGGTCGGCGCCGCCATGCCCGGCGTCCACCGTGACGATGTGCCCCGGCAACAGCCCGTTGGGCAGCCGCTTCGGCGCTGGCGCCGTGACGGCCACGCTCCCAAGCTGGACCAGCCGGCCCGCGGTGCGGTCGAACTTGTACAACTCGCCGAGATATCGCGGCAGAACTTCCGAGACGAACTGGTAGGGCACGAAGAGTGAATCGCCGCGCTCGATGGTCGGCACGGCCAGGGGCTCGAGCCGGTCGTTGAGGCGGAAGAGCGGTGCGCCGGGGAGGAAGGCGAAGTCCTGCCGGGAGATGACCAAGGTGACCCAGGCGCCCTCGCGCCGGATGGTCCCGGCCAGTGCCGCGGCAAGGGGATAGGCGGCCACCATCGGCCGGCCATCGGCATCTGTACTCACCGACAGCTGCGTCTCGCCGCGCGGCGTGGCCACGAGAAGCTGCGAGGGCACGGCGCCCGTGAGCGCGAGGAGGAGCGAGAGGGCGATCACCGTTGCCGCCCCACGGCGATGGCGCGGGCCGTTTCGCGGTCGATCATCCGTTCCTTCAGCGCCTGTCGCTTGTCGTGCTGTTTCTTGCCGCGGCCGAGCCCGATGGCAATCTTCGCCTTGCCCCTGCTGAAGTAGAGCTCGAGCGGCACGAGGCTGAGCCCCTCGCGCTCGACCGAGCCGATGAGACGATTGATTTCGCGACGATGGAGGAGAAGCTTGCGCGAACGAACCGGGTCGTGATTGTACCGGTTACCCTGGGCGTACGGGGTGACATTCATTCCTTCGAGATACACCTGTCCCCCGGAAACCCGGGCGTACGCTTCCTTGATGGAGGCCTTGCCGCTGCGGAGCGACTTGACCTCGGTGCCGGTCAGCACCAAGCCCGCCTCCCACGTCTCGAGGATGTGGAAGTCGTGGGTCGCCTTGGGATTGCGGGCGACCGAATGCCGGCGCTCCGTGGGCGCATCCGATTTGGTAGACATGGGCGGTCTCGTAAACCCAAGATAGACAGTGGGTTCGGGAGGGTCAACGGGCCGCTTGACGCCGGGGCCGGCCTCCCGCTACCTTTGCCGCCCACGCCGAAGTGGTGGAATTGGTAGACGCGCTGCGTTCAGGGCGCAGTGGGCGCAAGCCCGTGGGGGTTCGAGTCCCCCCTTCGGCACTTCCCTTCCTCAGTACCGCACCATCTCCCGATCAATCTCGCGAGCCCACCGGTCAATGCCGCCGGCGAGGCTCCGCACGTTGGGCAACCCGACGGACCGCAGGAAGCTAGCCGCCTGCAGCGAACGCACGCCGTGGTGGCAGTACGCGACGATCTCCGCCGCAGGGTCGAGCGCATTCGCCAGGCCCGGCAGCCGGGAGAGCGGCGCCAGGCGCGCACCCTCCAGTCGCACCAGTTCCCACTCCGGCACCTCCCGCACATCGACCAGCACGATGGAGCGCCCTCCCGCGAGTTCGCGCTGGAGTTCCGCCGGCGTCACCTCGAGCCCGGGGGCCGCCGCCACGGGCGCCACCCCGCAGAACGCCTCGTAGTCGATCAGTTCCCGGACGCTCGGCGAGTCGCCGCAGAGGGGACAGGCGGGATCCCGCTGCAGGGCGAGTTCGCGGAACTGCATCCGGAGCGCATCGAAGAGCAGCAGGCGTCCGATGAGGGGATCGCCAATGCCGAGGAGGAGCTTGATCGCCTCCATGGCCTGGATGGAACCGACGACGCCCGGCAGCGCGCCAAGGACCCCGGCCTCCGCACATCCAGGCACCATGCCCGGCGGGGGTGGCTCCGCGTAGAGGCAGCGATAGCAGGGACCGCCCTTGGCCGCAAAGACCGACGCCTGACCCTCGAACTGGAAGATGGCGCCGTACACGTCGGGAATGCCGCTGAGGTACGCCGCGTCGTTGATGAGATAGCGGGTGGGAAAGTTGTCACTCCCGTCGAGCACCACCTCGAACCCCTCGAAGATGCCGAGCGCGTTCTTCGCTGTCAGCCGCTCGGGGAACTTCTCCACGGTGACGAAGGGATTGAGGTCCTCGATTCGGGCCGTGGCGGAGTCGAGTTTCGGGAGGCCGATGGTGGCGGTCCCGTGGAGGACCTGGCGCTGCAGGTTGCTCACGTCCACCACGTCGGCGTCCACGAGCCCGATCGTCCCGACGCCTGCGGCGGCGAGGTAGAGCGCGGCGGGCGAGCCGAGGCCCCCGGCCCCCACCACGAGGACGCGCGCCTGCTTCAGCCGGCGCTGGCCGGCCTCGCCGACGTGCGGGAGGATCAGATGCCGGGAATACCGCTGGAACTCGGCGGTGGTCAGCGGAGGAAGATCGGGATGGAGTTGGTCAGCCATGGCTGGGACCGCCCGCGGTCAGGACGCGGCGGCGGTCCCGACGAGCTGCGCGACCCGGCCTTCATCCTGCAGGAGGTCGGTCAGGCTGACCCCCTTCAGGAGATCGTCCACCCGGGTGCGGAGGGCGTGCCAGACGGGGCGGATGCTGCACTGGGCGCCGGGGCCGCAGCGTTCCTCGTCCACCGGGTGCGTTTCGCAGTTGATCTCGAAAATCTGGTGATCGCAGGCGGCCATGACGTCGTGCACGGAGATCTGCTCGGGGGGACGCCCGAGGAAATACCCGCCACGCGCGCCGCGGACGCTCTCCACCAGCCCGGCCCGTCGCAGCCGGAGGAGGATCTGCTCGACATAGTCGCCGGGGAGGCGCTCCGACTCGGAGATGTCCCGCGCCGCCACGGGCTCGGTCCCACCCCGCCGCGCCAGATGCAGCGAGATGATGAGGCTGTACTCGGTCCAGGTTGTCACTCGCATGGACGCAATATGGGAGTTGCGGGGTGGGATATCAACCGCAGCCCCACGGACCTCAGCCCCCGGCCGGCAGTCCCTTCCCACCAGGGACGCCCAGCTCCGTCATGGCCCGCAAGTCGAGGATCTCCTCGAGTTCCTTCCCCTTGAGGATCCCGCGCTCGGTGACCAGCTGCTTCACCGTCAGTCCGGTCGCGATGGCCTCCTTGGCAAGCTTGGCGGCCGCGGCGTAGCCGATCTTGGGTGCCAGCGCAGTGACGAGCGCCGGGCTCCGCTCGAGCCAGTGCGCGCACTGCGCCTCGTCGGCGGTGATGCCCTCGATGCAGCGCTCCGAGAAGACCCGGGTCGCGTTGCCGACGATGATGAGGCTGAACACGATGTTGTGGGTGATGACCGGCATCATGACGTTCAACTCCAGCTGCCCCGCTTCCGCGGCCATCGCGACGGTCATGTCGAGGCCCAGTGCCTGATAGCACACCTGGTTGACCATTTCGGCGATGGAGGGATTCACCTTGCCCGGCATGATGCTGGAGCCGGGCTGCACCTCGGGCAACCCGATTTCCGCCAGGCCGGTGCGGGGCCCCGAGGCGAGGAGCCGGATGTCGTTGGCCAGCTTGTTGAGGTCGAGCACCCAGGCGCGGAGCGCGCCGCTGAAGGTGGCGATGTCGCCCATCGACTGCATCAGCTGGACGCGGTCCT encodes the following:
- a CDS encoding N-acetylmuramoyl-L-alanine amidase, which gives rise to MSASEPDSGAPTCDASCDLFISLHVDALDTGKRRDYRSVNGFSTLIIGEENSADADRVARTENEALRFDSPEDQELVTGPLGYILKDLQMNEYLRESARAGALIQTHLEPVHPGANRGVKQRNDLIVLNTGRRPGVLVEIGYATSPSDAKYLMSKTGQRQIARALADAIVDYLLEFEWKSGARAGGPGR
- a CDS encoding Rrf2 family transcriptional regulator; protein product: MTTWTEYSLIISLHLARRGGTEPVAARDISESERLPGDYVEQILLRLRRAGLVESVRGARGGYFLGRPPEQISVHDVMAACDHQIFEINCETHPVDEERCGPGAQCSIRPVWHALRTRVDDLLKGVSLTDLLQDEGRVAQLVGTAAAS
- a CDS encoding dihydroorotate dehydrogenase gives rise to the protein MAATALERMVFGVRFQNPLVLASGTAGYGRELDGVMDIDRLGGLVTKAVSVEPRAGNAPPRVTEFRGGMLNAIGLANPGLAQVRAVEMPWLLQRMQAARVLVNVVGFTLDEYAAVIEGLDDLEGITAYELNLSCPNTSAGGLEFGADAASVTTIISRCRRVTGRPLVAKLSPVLPDIAALALVARDAGADGVSVVNTMPGLALNPDGVPRLGNGNGGASGPALLPAGVLAVRRVRERAPDLPIIGLGGVRSAADVRQYLAVGATLVGIGTGALADPRLPARIIRDLERHRG
- the pyrF gene encoding orotidine-5'-phosphate decarboxylase — its product is MADIILALDVESGDAGRRLLDRLPDLRWAKVGSVLMTREGAPFLAELHQRGVRIFLDLKWHDIPNTVAGAVSAAESLGVAMATVHTLGGVPMLRAAQDAAGEMNLVGVTVLTSLDAAGYADAVGRDAVDLEREVPRLAAAAIGAGLRGVVCSPAEIGVVRPVVPAGGWVVVPGIRRAIDAAGDQVRVATPREAAAAGATHLVVGRPITQAPNPAAVLAEFTAEAGAA
- the moeB gene encoding molybdopterin-synthase adenylyltransferase MoeB encodes the protein MADQLHPDLPPLTTAEFQRYSRHLILPHVGEAGQRRLKQARVLVVGAGGLGSPAALYLAAAGVGTIGLVDADVVDVSNLQRQVLHGTATIGLPKLDSATARIEDLNPFVTVEKFPERLTAKNALGIFEGFEVVLDGSDNFPTRYLINDAAYLSGIPDVYGAIFQFEGQASVFAAKGGPCYRCLYAEPPPPGMVPGCAEAGVLGALPGVVGSIQAMEAIKLLLGIGDPLIGRLLLFDALRMQFRELALQRDPACPLCGDSPSVRELIDYEAFCGVAPVAAAPGLEVTPAELQRELAGGRSIVLVDVREVPEWELVRLEGARLAPLSRLPGLANALDPAAEIVAYCHHGVRSLQAASFLRSVGLPNVRSLAGGIDRWAREIDREMVRY
- the rpmJ gene encoding 50S ribosomal protein L36; amino-acid sequence: MKVRSSVKPICEHCKVVKRQGVVRIICKRNPKHKQRQG
- the smpB gene encoding SsrA-binding protein SmpB, whose translation is MSTKSDAPTERRHSVARNPKATHDFHILETWEAGLVLTGTEVKSLRSGKASIKEAYARVSGGQVYLEGMNVTPYAQGNRYNHDPVRSRKLLLHRREINRLIGSVEREGLSLVPLELYFSRGKAKIAIGLGRGKKQHDKRQALKERMIDRETARAIAVGRQR
- a CDS encoding N-acetylmuramoyl-L-alanine amidase; its protein translation is MIALSLLLALTGAVPSQLLVATPRGETQLSVSTDADGRPMVAAYPLAAALAGTIRREGAWVTLVISRQDFAFLPGAPLFRLNDRLEPLAVPTIERGDSLFVPYQFVSEVLPRYLGELYKFDRTAGRLVQLGSVAVTAPAPKRLPNGLLPGHIVTVDAGHGGADPGNLGKFFPRGVTEKDVTLQVSLLLQEELVKRGITVRMTRTTDVRQRT